The genomic segment AAAGTGTCTTTTGAACAAGGTCGAGTAAACGTCTGTGTGCCCACCGCGCTCGCCTGGGGCGAGTACGTTCTCGCGAAGAAGTCTTGGTATATTTCCCGCCGGTTTGTACAGCGCGACCACGTAGACTGGGCCCGAGCTGTTATCTGCGCTGCGCGCGCAGCCGACTCCGAATTCTTTCGTGTTTTGCCACACGACCTGAGATGCAAATTCTGATTTTAGTATTTTAGGGTTTCGTGGTCTTCCTGTGTTGGCGTTGAGCCTGGGACTTAGCTCTGTGTAATAgtgtgggttacctgtgtgaAAGTGTCCGTGTCGGCGTTAAGCCTGGGATCGGAATAGCTGTAGTTTCGCGCCTGACTGTACCACAAATTCGTAGCGATCTCACCCGCGTCATCACAGCTCATAAAACCTGATAGAAAATTAAAACTAGAAAACTACGGGCAAGCTGTTGAAAAACTCGAGTGGTAACTCTGTTACGCGGTCATTTATTAAGCGGCCGCTCTCTAATAAGCGGACACTTTTTTAAACGGCCACCCTCTTGAAAGAGGACATCCTCTGTTAAGCGGATACCCCCCTTTGTTAAGCAGTCACTCTCTTTCAAGCGGGCACCCTCGCTATATATCACCTAGCACTCCGTCCCGAGgatgaccgcttaatagagctAGCTCTTTGTAATCTGCGCGTTGTGGATCAGGGAAATAATGTCATTTTGCTGACGCTGACTTCAGAGTCGCTCAACAAACGCTAGCCCTGTGTGTTAATTtatttactttaaaaaaagtccGCGAAGCTCACCCGCTAGCTTGGCGAGGTTCTGTCCCATGTTGAGCGCCATATCGCGCTGACCAGTAAGGAACGAACCGCGACCGGCCATCTTGTCCGCGACGGCCTGGGCCTGAGCCGCCAGGCTGTCACTCCAGTTGAGCACGGACGAATGGTGCATGGCGCGGTACTTGTTGTGAGCCTGCAGTGCTGAATGCGGCACGGTACTCTTGGAATCCGGAATGAAAActagaaatacaaaaaatgcTTGCGTACGATGGCTAATTTTACACATAAACGTGTAACTTGTTTTctagtctgtttttttttcttttttgcggCCATTGTTTGCTTGTTCTATGCATGGAAACTGCCCTCTGGACAACAATACATGTTGTTATAAAGCTCAGATTACCTTGGACTATCCTACTGCCAACTGGTCCTGTACCTGGAAAGTAGCGACAAAATGTCAAGAACACGTACTTTTAGATTACCGTGAACTGGGAGTGGTCCCAATAAGGGGGTTCATTAAATATCTGAGGGGTGagggagagaggggagagaAGATATTTGGGGATATTTTGAACAACCAATAGGAGGGGAGGGACCCCTTATTAAGGGGGTTCTTGTTTTTATGCGCTATTCTTAAATCCTGGGAGTTGTTAAAGGGGGCACagaattttgtttgttttgttacacTGAAGGAGATGCTCTAAGTCAAAATCTTTCCTTCCCACCTCAGCGTATTTAATTAACATTCTCCAAAGCCTATTTCGGTCTGTGAGTATACTGCCATCAACCCATGCAGACGTTGATCTCATCTGATTTGAAAGCTAGGCCTGTTGAAAGTATTTATTGCTTAACTAATATAGTTAGCAACCGTTTTTCTCACTCTCGCAAGAGGGACGACCTTTAATTGCCGCTTACAGGTATTCAATGAAACACGTCAGAGGAGTGGCTGCCGAGGGCTAAACTATAATATTCTTGTAATGTATGACCTGCGTAGACGGTAATGTATAAGTGTTTCGACTTACACAAAATGACGGCCAGAAGGAAGCACAAATCCACCAAGATTGTCCATCTCCCCATGTTGGGAACTCCTCTTAGTGATTTCTTCAcctgttatatatatatataatgataGTTTAGAATCCAACTAGACCAAAATAGTTTGTTATCATTTACAATGTCTGTTTTACCAAGAAGCGCCACGATTTCATTGATCACATTTTTATAAAGTCTCATAAATGTAATCAAtgtttttaattgttttaagGATATAATTTGTAGTTTTCATCGTCATTTTGCACACTTACCAATCACGATTTATTTCTACTTGGACACATTCTCGGTGAAGGGAATTTTTTCCTGTAAAGACGAAGCGATTAGCGATTCCCTGTCGATGAAGTCATTCCGCGTATTCACGGTGTCACGAACCCGTTACCCGATGCGTAACGAACACGCTGAAACGCACAGACACCTCCCTAGGGCCTTCTGGGTAATTTCCGAAATGATGGTTACCCAGAAGACACTGCGAAAGTGTTTCTTATAGGAACCAAAATGGATAGGCGCGCGGTGGCTTGTGGGTGAATGAGATAAGAGCTGACTGAATTCCGTTACAGAAGCCTTCTGGGTAATTATATCGATGTTTCCAAATTTGTAACAGGtatttgatatctgacaggGAGCGGATAATGGACCGGCCATTTAATATCTGACAGAGAGCGGATAACGGACCagtcatttgatatctgacggggaaGGCTTGGACCGACCATTATATATCTGACAAGGAGCGGATAACGGACCggccatttgatatctgacaaGGAGGGGATAACGGACCggccatttgatatctgacgggggAGGctgggaccgaccatttggtATTTGACTGGGGGAGGTTAGGGACCAATTATTTGATGTCTGTAGGAAGAAGTTAGACTTTGACGATTTGGTATCTGAAGGGGGaagaaacatattttttcctgCGCGACATTCTTTTCACTGCCAGTTGGAATGCTATATTTTTTCGTCTGGAATTTCGAATTTCGGTTGGcttgattgttttattttctactGATTTTGGGCTGTACAGGGGAAATCGTTGACCTTAGAGTTAGAAACCAATTAATAAGGATAAGTAtatcgggttttttttttaagtttcattttatttcttctgATAACGTACAACGTAACTTCCCAATTTGGAAACTCCGTGCTTGTTTAGTCGCGGGGAGAAGGGAGAGATGAGGaaaagaataagaaaaaaaagacatggGGGGGCTTCGCTTCTCTAAGTCCCGGACCGCCCGCGAAATATAAATTGGACACCTATTCAATGTGAATAACACAGTCAGATCGTGGGCACTGAACATCAGTCTACCGTGGACGGTGTGGTCTTGTGTGACGTAGATAGATCGCACCCTGTTGGTATTCCTCTGGTATTGCTACATCATTCTGGAATTTCATGACTTCTTCCGACGTTGACATTCCTATTCCCATCTGAGCTCCCTGTGGCATATCGGATTGGCTTTGCCCAGGCTCTTGCATCGAGTTCGATCCAAGCCCTTGCATTTCtggcgcgctcgccccagggaCTTGCATTTCTGCTGCGTTCGGCCCAACTTGTGTGTCAGCTGCGCTCGGCCCGGGCCCTTCCATTTCTGGCGCGTTCGGCCCGGCTTGTGTGTCAGCTGCGCTAGGTCCATGCCCTTGCGTTTCTTGTACGTTCGGTCCAGGCCCTTGTGTATCCGCCACGCTCGGCCCCAGTCTTTGCGCCTCAACTGAGTTTGCTCCACCTGTTgctggtttccctgtggtgtcatttggtccttgtttttcttctttttcctcTCCCTTGTCGCTTGATTCTTTGggtttatttttgttaataGTTAGTGTTATGCCTTTAGCTTTGAGGAATTCCGCGAATTTCCCAAGAGTCGAGTTTTCCTTTGCGTTTGCCAAGGCTTTTTCGATGTCCTGTGCGGTGGTCGAGTTATCCGTGTTCTCACCCTTAGAATCACTTGACGCTTCCTTTCCTTTGTCGGAGGTGGATTTGGTTTGTTCAGGTTTTGGTTTAAGGACTGGAGACATCTCCACTGGAAGTGTGGTCTcgtcgggtttcctgtgcccTTGAGGGGAGGGGCTAGTCTCTGGTTTCTCGTCCCCATGGGCAGGGGGTCTAATTTCCAACTGTTCCCCTGATGGCGGGGGCTCAGATCCTCCTATCTGACTCCCTGTCCTGCTCGAGTCCGATCCCTTGTTCATCAGCACTTCTTTCAGTCGTGCGGCTGCCGCGCTATCCTCGTTCCCATGTGGGGTGACTTCACCTGTTCCGGATGCTGGCTTCTTGTTGTTACCTATCGGTGAAGGAAATAGAAGCTGCCCCAGATCGCCGTTCGCGCCAGTTGTGATTACATGGCCACTCTCTTTATCCTTGTGCTCGTTATCTGCCTTCTCTTTCTTTGGCTCCTTGGTCTCGCCCCCCTTGGATGACTTGTTATCTTTCCCTTGTTCTTTCTCGGCACGATGAGATGGCTTTTCCTTGGTTTCATCCCCCTTTGACATGTTGTGGCCGTTTGCTAGTTCTTTCTCTGTTTGTTGTGAAGAGTTGTTCTGTTCGGGAGACTTGGGCGTGTCCTTGGAGTCGCCCCCCTTGTCCATCTTGTTATCAATCAACTGGTCCTTTCCGCTCTCTGGCGTGCTCCCCTCGTCCGGCAAAGTGGACGTCTCTAGATGCGATGGTAGGCTGGGAGCTTCCTTTTCACTATCCTGTAATGAAATAGAAAAACTAGGGCTTAAATAGCCTGATTTTTTTAGAAGCATCGAGGTTATGTAGGGAAGAATTCGGACGCTTGATAAATAGGGCTAGAGTTTAAACCACATTTTTCGTTCTTTCCTTTCAAGAAGTTTAAAATACCTGTGATGCTTTCCCAACACCTTGAGGCCGCCTCATTTGTCACTCACCTTCGGTTGATCGCTGACCAGTTGAGCCTGCTGCGCAGGGAACCCAGCATTGCCGTCATTATAAGGCCCCTCCATGCCCGGGCCCAATCCCCCTTCGTTATCTTCGCTGACCTTGAAGTTACGGTTCGTGTAATCCGAGTCCTTGATCCTGTACTCGGGCCAGGAATTCGCGTCAAACATGTACTCATCCGGGTTATATCCTGTGGTACCGGTCTTTTGGAAGTCCGAGGTCTCGGCGCTTTTGTCACCGATCTTTTGCTTGGAAGAGACTTCTGTGACCGGACTTGTGAGCGAGGCTGAGGACTCTCCAGGCAGCGCAGCCATGTTGGAAATGCGTAAAGCAGAATCGTCGTCGATTCCTTGATTTGCGAGAAGTGCTATGGGTAAAATAAGGGTGTTAGAATAGGTGTATTGATCTTTAAGTCAATACTTACATGTCTTGAACGCCATGTTATTATTGATATACTCTATAACTTACATGTCTCGGACGCCATGTTATTATTGATATATTCTATTACTTACATGTCCCGAAAACCATGTCATTATTGATATACTCTATAACTTACATGTCTCGGACGCCATGTCATTATTGATATACTCTATTACTTACATGTCCCGAAAACCATGTCTTTATTGGTATACTCTATAACTTACATGTCTCGGACGCCATGTCATTATTGATATACTCTATTACTTACATGTCCCGAAAACCATGTCTTTATTGGTATACTCTATAACTTACATGTCTCGGACGCCATGTCATTATTGATATACTCCTTGTTGAAATCTTGTAGTTGGGAGAGCTCGCGTTCCTCCATTTTATCGAGTTTATCAGGATTCAGAACGGCACCTGTCGCAAAAGGGCATTGCATAAATGACCCGAATGATATACAATCATCGTTCTTTGGTCGTGATGCGTCTTATCAAGGGTAGTAGAACTCTCCCATAACAACGCAATATACCTTCTGTGATCAGGAATTTAATAAAAGTAAAGAAGCAATGGCACCTCTGTGATCTTACTgcaatttgtaataatctGCGAACCCATGCTTATGAATTCATTTTAACTTCCGCGTCAGTCAATGGCTACACTCACAGAAATGCGTTGTTCAATCAGAAAATTCAATCTGTGTTCTGAAGTGTGAAGCGGATTTAGCATTTTGCGAGATTTCTCAGAATACTTATAGTCGTCGTCGTCGTAAACCATAAAAAACACGCTAATAAGAAGGTATAAAAATATGTAATAGTTATAGCTATTAAAATTGTGTTTCCTTACCCAAGATGTCTGGACGGACGGAATCCTTTTTTGTATCCACTCTACCACGCACTTTATGCAGGCAAATGCGTTAGCGTAAAGCGTCATGCAACATGCAATGCAACAAGCATGCAACACTCAAAATTGCAATCAACACTCAGCATGCATTCGACACACAACGTTGCATTCAACACTGAACATGCATTTAACTCTCAACATGCATTCAACACTCAGCATGCATTAGAAACACAGCATGCATTCAACTCTCAATATGCATTCAACACTAATCACACAGTAAGCATTAAGCAAATCAGCGTCATCTTAACATGCAGTTTCCAACTTGATAGGCTCTACCTACCATGGGGGCGACGGGATTTCTTGACATGCTTTTTGATTGGGCTCCCTGCAGAACAAAACATTCAAAACTTGGCTAAGCTGGTAATCAACGGTGATTGTGTACTTCCTGTACTTCGGCATTGTTTTGATTCAGTTGATATGCGCCAAATGCTGCAGCCCTGTATAGTATGGTCATTGCGTATCGATCAATAAGAAAATTGCTTAAAAAGTGTTAGGAGACAGCTAGTTCTACACTATCAGGTAGTTAAAGTtaataaaaaatgtgtttcctcttgaatttgataaaaaaagtggacctccattaagcggacacctctatataacggacaaTTTTCacggtgtccgttatatagaggttccactgtacttAGTATTCAATGAAATAATAACGCAAACTCGGAGTGAGGTGTCTATTTTCGGCTTTAGATCTTTGAGGGCATGTCATTCTATTAGCAGGAATCTTCTAATCTATTAATTAGGTCAAACGCCAATTTCCAATAATGAAATTTCAATTAACATTGTCTGGGAGACGGCGGAGGGCCAATTGCTAAATGCTGTAAACGCTAGCACTATACAATGACGACCTCCAAGCAAACATTGCACTGATTAGCCTACATGTGATTGTGAATGGTGATACACGTAGGTTTCGTTCGGTGGTAGAATGCCATTCTCTTCACAccttaacaacaaaaaacccTCCACCCATATTGATAACTATGTACAATGCATTAACCCTAAACTCCTATCACAAAAGAACTTTCTATCCATGACCTTCTCTGTGGTGAATTGGACTGTTGCGCGCATGGAAAACGACTTTTGATTATTATTCGTATCTTACAAAATAAAGTTCAATTCACGAGCGCTTCAATTATCAGCAATAATCAGGATTTATTTCCAGTCAAGCGGGTTTGTCTAACAAAGTTTCGCACCCGCCCGTGGGATATGGATTCTACTGTTTAAGACAAAACAGTCACATTGTGTAAAGCTTTACCCGTAAAAGATCAGTCATAACAACAAGTATAAAAACAAGGCTTACACCGGTGGCACCGCTACCTACCATTTGATGAAGAACAAAGAGCAATGAATATCCCTACAATAACCCCATATCGCAGGAAAACCAACATTTCTCCCCGAAAAATATCCCAATTTCTCAGGAGAAGTGTGGCGATTTTTCATCCAGATGGCCTGAAGTCAATGATATAATGTTGTGATGAATTATTTAGCGTTCGTCGGTCCCTGTGTTTGTAGTTAACAGGCGTGGAGAATAACAAAGAAACTAAGGAAGATACCAGTAGCACAATTTAGAGGTTCTATAAGGTGGCACAGAGTTTACAAGGGGCACTGTTTGTTTATGTTTCGTGTGTATCAGAGGATTAACATAACAAAATACACTAGGCATTCTAAGCTAGTCTTAGAACATACTTCGTTTAATGATATCACATTGTTTCAAATTTAGTACGCACTCATTATTTTCGTACAATGTTACCACACTGATGGACAGCTAGCAATGCTTTTGTCACTAGCGcgagaaatttaaaacatGACCTTCACCTAACCCGCACACAAGGCGTTTTCCATTAGCGTCTTCCACTCTATCGGCGAATTGCTCTTCACTATCTGAATATATTAGAATAGACGTCGGGCTTGCGTGTTTCGTCACCAGGCTTCAAGACATTACTCGTCACCCCTCCGTCGGAATTCCCCGGGGGGCTATAGAGGGCAACTACAAATACGTCATTTGTCAACAGTCCCCGGCGGAGGGCGCAGCCAGCGCCAAATATCTTTGTGTTTTTCCACACGAGCTGGGTGAATGAGCTGACTTTCTCGTCCACGTGGGGGTACGAGTAACTGTACTTTTTGCTCTGGTCGTGCCATTTGTTGATGACGTCAAAAGCAGCACTGCTATCGCAACCGTAACTAACGCTGAATAATCTCTCTACATTCTCCCCCAAAGTGTCCACGCTTTCCTCGTAGGATTTTCGCACTGCTGCTATCGAGGTGCGCTTGCTGTTTTGTGTGTCTGTACTACGTTTTTCCCCTGCCTCTGGTACTGATGGGAATTTAATTATTCTAAATGTAGAATGGCTTTCTTTCTCTGCCATTGTTCTCTTGGCAATGGAAGACCTTTCCCTCGCCATTTTGTACGCTAGTTTACGAGCCTGCTTCGCGAGTTTCTCGGACCACGCCAGCGGTGGAGCGTGATGAAGCATGCGCAATCTGTTTGTGATAGAGATGGCAGCATTTGAGAAACTGGAAGTGTCACCTGAATAGAAAAATCAGGAATTAAAACCAGGTGTCATCCCTATAGTATCACAAAAAAAGTTTAATGTTACTCTTTAATCCTCTTCTGTCCGCTCCTTGTCACTCTCTTCCCACCAATTCAGGTTTTTCCTCAGGAGTCAGCTCCTCGATATGTCTGAggtccttttttcttttttccctatGGGTCGCCTTCTCCACTCTTTCCCTCCCCTACTTGAGGTCAGCCACCTACCAAATTTGATAAGCCCCAACTATTTATTTCCTTGCTTCCTCCCTAGAGATTCGCCTGACCCATCTTTCATCTTGTTACGTAGCCCGATGAAGGCCCGTA from the Nematostella vectensis chromosome 4, jaNemVect1.1, whole genome shotgun sequence genome contains:
- the LOC5519714 gene encoding paralemmin-3 isoform X1 → MLVFLRYGVIVGIFIALCSSSNGSPIKKHVKKSRRPHVRGRVDTKKDSVRPDILGAVLNPDKLDKMEERELSQLQDFNKEYINNDMASETSLLANQGIDDDSALRISNMAALPGESSASLTSPVTEVSSKQKIGDKSAETSDFQKTGTTGYNPDEYMFDANSWPEYRIKDSDYTNRNFKVSEDNEGGLGPGMEGPYNDGNAGFPAQQAQLVSDQPKDSEKEAPSLPSHLETSTLPDEGSTPESGKDQLIDNKMDKGGDSKDTPKSPEQNNSSQQTEKELANGHNMSKGDETKEKPSHRAEKEQGKDNKSSKGGETKEPKKEKADNEHKDKESGHVITTGANGDLGQLLFPSPIGNNKKPASGTGEVTPHGNEDSAAAARLKEVLMNKGSDSSRTGSQIGGSEPPPSGEQLEIRPPAHGDEKPETSPSPQGHRKPDETTLPVEMSPVLKPKPEQTKSTSDKGKEASSDSKGENTDNSTTAQDIEKALANAKENSTLGKFAEFLKAKGITLTINKNKPKESSDKGEEKEEKQGPNDTTGKPATGGANSVEAQRLGPSVADTQGPGPNVQETQGHGPSAADTQAGPNAPEMEGPGPSAADTQVGPNAAEMQVPGASAPEMQGLGSNSMQEPGQSQSDMPQGAQMGIGMSTSEEVMKFQNDVAIPEEYQQGAIYLRHTRPHRPR
- the LOC5519714 gene encoding uncharacterized protein LOC5519714 isoform X3, giving the protein MLVFLRYGVIVGIFIALCSSSNGSPIKKHVKKSRRPHVRGRVDTKKDSVRPDILGAVLNPDKLDKMEERELSQLQDFNKEYINNDMASETSLLANQGIDDDSALRISNMAALPGESSASLTSPVTEVSSKQKIGDKSAETSDFQKTGTTGYNPDEYMFDANSWPEYRIKDSDYTNRNFKVSEDNEGGLGPGMEGPYNDGNAGFPAQQAQLVSDQPKDSEKEAPSLPSHLETSTLPDEGSTPESGKDQLIDNKMDKGGDSKDTPKSPEQNNSSQQTEKELANGHNMSKGDETKEKPSHRAEKEQGKDNKSSKGGETKEPKKEKADNEHKDKESGHVITTGANGDLGQLLFPSPIGNNKKPASGTGEVTPHGNEDSAAAARLKEVLMNKGSDSSRTGSQIGGSEPPPSGEQLEIRPPAHGDEKPETSPSPQGHRKPDETTLPVEMSPVLKPKPEQTKSTSDKGKEASSDSKGENTDNSTTAQDIEKALANAKENSTLGKFAEFLKAKGITLTINKNKPKESSDKGEEKEEKQGPNDTTGKPATGGANSVEAQRLGPSVADTQGPGPNVQETQGHGPSAADTQAGPNAAEMQVPGASAPEMQGLGSNSMQEPGQSQSDMPQGAQMGIGMSTSEEVMKFQNDVAIPEEYQQGAIYLRHTRPHRPR
- the LOC5519714 gene encoding paralemmin-3 isoform X2, which encodes MLVFLRYGVIVGIFIALCSSSNGSPIKKHVKKSRRPHGAVLNPDKLDKMEERELSQLQDFNKEYINNDMASETSLLANQGIDDDSALRISNMAALPGESSASLTSPVTEVSSKQKIGDKSAETSDFQKTGTTGYNPDEYMFDANSWPEYRIKDSDYTNRNFKVSEDNEGGLGPGMEGPYNDGNAGFPAQQAQLVSDQPKDSEKEAPSLPSHLETSTLPDEGSTPESGKDQLIDNKMDKGGDSKDTPKSPEQNNSSQQTEKELANGHNMSKGDETKEKPSHRAEKEQGKDNKSSKGGETKEPKKEKADNEHKDKESGHVITTGANGDLGQLLFPSPIGNNKKPASGTGEVTPHGNEDSAAAARLKEVLMNKGSDSSRTGSQIGGSEPPPSGEQLEIRPPAHGDEKPETSPSPQGHRKPDETTLPVEMSPVLKPKPEQTKSTSDKGKEASSDSKGENTDNSTTAQDIEKALANAKENSTLGKFAEFLKAKGITLTINKNKPKESSDKGEEKEEKQGPNDTTGKPATGGANSVEAQRLGPSVADTQGPGPNVQETQGHGPSAADTQAGPNAPEMEGPGPSAADTQVGPNAAEMQVPGASAPEMQGLGSNSMQEPGQSQSDMPQGAQMGIGMSTSEEVMKFQNDVAIPEEYQQGAIYLRHTRPHRPR
- the LOC5519714 gene encoding eukaryotic translation initiation factor 5B isoform X4, giving the protein MASETSLLANQGIDDDSALRISNMAALPGESSASLTSPVTEVSSKQKIGDKSAETSDFQKTGTTGYNPDEYMFDANSWPEYRIKDSDYTNRNFKVSEDNEGGLGPGMEGPYNDGNAGFPAQQAQLVSDQPKDSEKEAPSLPSHLETSTLPDEGSTPESGKDQLIDNKMDKGGDSKDTPKSPEQNNSSQQTEKELANGHNMSKGDETKEKPSHRAEKEQGKDNKSSKGGETKEPKKEKADNEHKDKESGHVITTGANGDLGQLLFPSPIGNNKKPASGTGEVTPHGNEDSAAAARLKEVLMNKGSDSSRTGSQIGGSEPPPSGEQLEIRPPAHGDEKPETSPSPQGHRKPDETTLPVEMSPVLKPKPEQTKSTSDKGKEASSDSKGENTDNSTTAQDIEKALANAKENSTLGKFAEFLKAKGITLTINKNKPKESSDKGEEKEEKQGPNDTTGKPATGGANSVEAQRLGPSVADTQGPGPNVQETQGHGPSAADTQAGPNAPEMEGPGPSAADTQVGPNAAEMQVPGASAPEMQGLGSNSMQEPGQSQSDMPQGAQMGIGMSTSEEVMKFQNDVAIPEEYQQGAIYLRHTRPHRPR
- the LOC5519623 gene encoding Golgi-associated plant pathogenesis-related protein 1; this encodes MGRWTILVDLCFLLAVILCTGPVGSRIVQVFIPDSKSTVPHSALQAHNKYRAMHHSSVLNWSDSLAAQAQAVADKMAGRGSFLTGQRDMALNMGQNLAKLAGFMSCDDAGEIATNLWYSQARNYSYSDPRLNADTDTFTQVVWQNTKEFGVGCARSADNSSGPVYVVALYKPAGNIPRLLRENVLAPGERGGHTDVYSTLFKRHFKGDTSQGKIY
- the LOC116603355 gene encoding uncharacterized protein LOC116603355; protein product: MMGYLRFIQAALFVTCAVGVDILDKDKSEHAQKKTIELQTAYVYRKASQRLPHYSVILGSSGKSVLGPAVPAPGGDEIHRVQGFLLNNDEIRLGDTSSFSNAAISITNRLRMLHHAPPLAWSEKLAKQARKLAYKMARERSSIAKRTMAEKESHSTFRIIKFPSVPEAGEKRSTDTQNSKRTSIAAVRKSYEESVDTLGENVERLFSVSYGCDSSAAFDVINKWHDQSKKYSYSYPHVDEKVSSFTQLVWKNTKIFGAGCALRRGLLTNDVFVVALYSPPGNSDGGVTSNVLKPGDETRKPDVYSNIFR